The following proteins are co-located in the Panthera uncia isolate 11264 chromosome F1, Puncia_PCG_1.0, whole genome shotgun sequence genome:
- the GARIN4 gene encoding Golgi-associated RAB2 interactor protein 4 — MNPESLLPYHTAHSRSAVGMFNTAMGKLQRHLHKGEYDIFKYAPIFESDFIQITKRGEVIDVHNRVRMVTVGIASTSPILPLPDVMLLARPATGCEEHGGRGQATKGKGRKATKTLELTRLLPLKFVRISIHDREKQQLRLKFATGRSCYLQLCPALDAWEDLFTYWEKLVYLLRPPVDSNSSTYALPAEDMLCMPVFEEEKRSPAGADFQGKGYQDQVSIRSLHVVSEVAGATSAAFAGGEGTRQASHKPDAAAATPKPAELHRESAAEPHVELAAAVAAREAAGAAAVVTGGTAAGFAAGIAADTAAGALSVALTKSAAPDRLGAAVAGAATAGPGGSRTNLAIAGTANLSPESRNVALAGAAKIPGFTSGSSTSLSQRAGRTPTFAGTEGARKTVAGNVERALLSDAQSGGAEGEQAGRQPRKGWRERRDKERTFRGSRRRRAADTRHKAGGDKTNRKPSGRSLAGHRAAREDKDKARGSPGGGRRAPHKGIGHAPIPKEPRASHKSGRSLSTASSGLATKRLGRIGLFLRNVKANLTTRTTGSLRGRDVGVLPKAVHRSGLEAIEASENCQGLESAGRGTSDIMETVTFEAP; from the coding sequence ATGAACCCCGAGTCTCTGCTCCCCTATCACACAGCCCACAGCCGCTCCGCAGTGGGCATGTTCAACACGGCCATGGGGAAACTACAGCGACACCTGCACAAGGGGGAGTACGACATCTTCAAGTACGCGCCTATATTTGAGAGCGACTTTATCCAGATCACCAAAAGGGGAGAAGTAATCGATGTGCACAACCGGGTCAGAATGGTGACCGTGGGCATCGCGTCCACCAGCCCCATCCTCCCGCTACCGGACGTCATGCTGCTGGCCCGACCGGCCACCGGCTGTGAAGAGCATGGCGGGCGTGGCCAGGCCACCAAGGGAAAAGGCCGCAAGGCTACCAAGACCTTAGAGCTCACCAGGCTCCTTCCCTTGAAGTTCGTGAGGATCTCCATTCACGACCGCGAGAAACAACAGCTGCGCCTCAAGTTCGCCACCGGCCGCTCGTGCTACCTGCAGCTGTGCCCCGCTCTGGACGCATGGGAAGACCTCTTCACCTACTGGGAAAAGCTCGTGTACCTCCTGCGACCACCAGTGGACAGCAACAGCAGTACGTACGCCCTTCCAGCGGAGGACATGCTTTGCATGCCTGTGtttgaggaagagaagaggagccCAGCAGGGGCGGATTTCCAAGGAAAGGGCTATCAGGACCAGGTCAGCATCAGGAGCCTCCACGTGGTCTCCGAGGTGGCCGGGGCCACCTCTGCAGCttttgcaggtggggaggggacccGTCAGGCCTCCCACAAACCCGATGCAGCCGCCGCCACCCCAAAACCTGCAGAGCTCCACAGGGAGTCGGCGGCAGAGCCACACGTAGAGCTGGCGGCAGCCGTGGCAGCGCGGGAGGCGGCGGGGGCGGCAGCGGTGGTGACAGGAGGGACGGCCGCGGGGTTCGCAGCAGGGATCGCAGCGGACACCGCGGCAGGCGCTTTGAGCGTGGCCTTGACCAAGTCAGCCGCCCCGGATCGGCTAGGCGCGGCCGTAGCAGGTGCAGCCACCGCGGGGCCGGGAGGAAGCAGGACCAACCTAGCCATTGCGGGCACCGCCAACCTCTCCCCGGAGAGCAGGAACGTGGCCTTGGCAGGTGCCGCGAAGATCCCCGGGTTTACTTCCGGCTCGTCGACCAGCCTCTCCCAGCGGGCCGGCAGGACCCCGACCTTCGCAGGGACAGAGGGCGCCCGCAAGACTGTGGCGGGAAACGTGGAGAGAGCGCTCCTCTCCGACGCGCAGAGCGGAGGCGCGGAGGGTGAGCAGGCGGGAAGGCAGCCGCGCAAGGGCTGGAGGGAGCGCAGGGACAAGGAGCGAACCTTTCGGGGCTCCCGTCGCCGCAGGGCAGCCGACACGCGCCACAAGGCTGGGGGGGACAAGACCAACCGGAAACCCTCCGGGCGGTCCTTAGCCGGCCACAGAGCCGCGAGGGAGGACAAGGACAAGGCCCGCGGCAGCCCGGGGGGCGGGAGGCGAGCCCCCCACAAAGGTATCGGCCACGCGCCCATCCCCAAGGAGCCCAGGGCCTCCCACAAATCGGGGCGGAGCTTATCCACCGCCAGCTCGGGGTTAGCCACCAAGAGGCTGGGCAGGATCGGGTTGTTCCTGAGGAACGTCAAAGCCAACCTTACTACCAGGACCACGGGCTCCCTACGCGGCAGAGACGTGGGCGTGCTGCCTAAGGCGGTGCACAGGAGCGGGCTGGAGGCCATCGAGGCCTCGGAGAACTGCCAGGGCCTGGAGAGCGCGGGGAGAGGGACATCTGACATTATGGAGACAGTGACCTTCGAAGCCCCTTAG
- the ATF3 gene encoding cyclic AMP-dependent transcription factor ATF-3 isoform X1, translating into MQRSPSHSRTQGGAQCTALSRRRRPNPSRPASPRAGRESSGLARPPRRQTARPRPDPARPLDPGRPEWRPEVSAGADKMMLQHPGQVSASEVSASAIVPCLSPPGSLVFEDFANLTPFVKEELRFAIQNKHLCHRMSSALESVTVSGRPLEMAVTKTEVAPEEDERKKRRRERNKIAAAKCRNKKKEKTECLQKESEKLESVNAELKAQIEELKNEKQHLIYMLNLHRPTCIVRAQNGRTPEDERNLFIQQIKEGTLQS; encoded by the exons ATGCAACGGTCGCCGAGCCACAGTCGCACGCAGGGAGGCGCGCAGTGCACAGCGCTCTCCCGGCGCCGCCGCCCGAACCCGAGCCGACCCGCCAGCCCGCGCGCCGGCCGTGAGTCCTCGGGGCTCGCCCGCCCGCCCCGCAGACAGACAGCCAGACCCCGCCCCGACCCTGCCCGCCCTCTGGACCCTGGCCGCCCCGAGTGGAGACCGGAGGTGAGCGCTGGAGCCGA CAAAATGATGCTTCAACACCCAGGCCAGGTCTCTGCCTCGGAAGTCAGTGCCTCTGCCATCGtcccctgcctgtcccctcctGGGTCACTGGTGTTTGAGGATTTTGCTAACCTGACACCCTTTGTCAAGGAAGAGCTGAGGTTCGCCATCCAGAACAAGCACCTCTGTCACCGGATGTCCTCTGCACTGGAGTCGGTCACTGTCAGCGGCAGACCCCTGGAGATGGCAGTCACGAAAACTGAGGTAG CCCCGGAAGAAGACGAAAGGAAAAAGAGGCGGCGGGAAAGAAATAAGATTGCAGCTGCCAAGTGCCGCaacaagaagaaggagaagacagagtgCCTGCAGAAG GAGTCGGAGAAGCTGGAGAGCGTGAATGCCGAACTGAAGGCCCAGATCGAGGAGCTCAAGAATGAGAAGCAGCATTTGATATACATGCTCAACCTTCATCGGCCCACGTGTATTGTCCGGGCTCAGAATGGGCGGACTCCAGAAGATGAGAGAAACCTTTTTATCCAACAGATTAAAGAAGGAACATTGCAAAGCTAA
- the ATF3 gene encoding cyclic AMP-dependent transcription factor ATF-3 isoform X2: protein MMLQHPGQVSASEVSASAIVPCLSPPGSLVFEDFANLTPFVKEELRFAIQNKHLCHRMSSALESVTVSGRPLEMAVTKTEVAPEEDERKKRRRERNKIAAAKCRNKKKEKTECLQKESEKLESVNAELKAQIEELKNEKQHLIYMLNLHRPTCIVRAQNGRTPEDERNLFIQQIKEGTLQS from the exons ATGATGCTTCAACACCCAGGCCAGGTCTCTGCCTCGGAAGTCAGTGCCTCTGCCATCGtcccctgcctgtcccctcctGGGTCACTGGTGTTTGAGGATTTTGCTAACCTGACACCCTTTGTCAAGGAAGAGCTGAGGTTCGCCATCCAGAACAAGCACCTCTGTCACCGGATGTCCTCTGCACTGGAGTCGGTCACTGTCAGCGGCAGACCCCTGGAGATGGCAGTCACGAAAACTGAGGTAG CCCCGGAAGAAGACGAAAGGAAAAAGAGGCGGCGGGAAAGAAATAAGATTGCAGCTGCCAAGTGCCGCaacaagaagaaggagaagacagagtgCCTGCAGAAG GAGTCGGAGAAGCTGGAGAGCGTGAATGCCGAACTGAAGGCCCAGATCGAGGAGCTCAAGAATGAGAAGCAGCATTTGATATACATGCTCAACCTTCATCGGCCCACGTGTATTGTCCGGGCTCAGAATGGGCGGACTCCAGAAGATGAGAGAAACCTTTTTATCCAACAGATTAAAGAAGGAACATTGCAAAGCTAA